In Chitinivibrionales bacterium, one genomic interval encodes:
- a CDS encoding CoB--CoM heterodisulfide reductase iron-sulfur subunit A family protein, with the protein MTTHKKAMVVGGGVAGIQAALDLADMGVETFLVESGPSIGGRMAQLDKTFPTNDCAMCILSPKLVQAGGHPYLRIITNAEVTGIAGQAPDLQVTVLKHPRYVDESKCTGCGICTSKCPAKMPDPYNKGLSQTKAIRIPFPQAVPAIAVIDPSKCLYLNKGTCRLCEKSCGTNAINFKQKEEVLTLEVGSVVLACGTAEFDARLKGEYGYGIFPNVVTSIEYERLLSASGPTSGHIVRPSDKKEPKKIAILQCVGSRDLSAAGEHCSAICCMQAAKDAIITQEHLPNAKSTIFYMDIRAYGKGFDRFIDKARDRHDTSFVNGRISSVESDPVTNDLKIGYITQDGTVKSATFDLLVLSVGIRPSPLSMATARRLDVTLDGSGFVATGDMTPVSTVKQGVFVCGSMSGPKDIPESVMEASGAASAAATVLGCLPVKKIKVEMPAQKDLRGEPPRIGVYVCRCGINIASVVDVPAVVKYAATLPGVKFAGELMFSCAQDSQKAIRAAIEQHRLNRLVVAACTPRTHEPLFQKTLESAGINPYLFEFANIREHCSWVHQKEPQKATEKACGLVRAAIAKVKLASPLYKKSMGVNRGALVIGGGLAGLTAALDLADQGYAVSLVEKTGELGGNLLHVHSTLSGEKTGTMLEGLVDKVKKHPNIKTHLRSNIKNVAGYVGNFKTELEDGHVFEHGAVIVAAGANQYEPVEYSYGKDSRIITQRQLEDLLHSDNLQSVISNQQSIVMIQCVGSREGKRDFCSRVCCSNAIKNAIAIKEKNPKIPVYILFRDIRSYGLREKYYRIAREKGVIFVRFDKDEKPEVSVKGGHLVVKVKDEVLKKTLAIRPGLLVLSTGIAANPDNKALSQFLKVPLDQDGFFLEAHMKLRPVDFATDGVFVAGLAHYPKDISETIAQARAAAGRAATVLSKDSLESEGKISSVRQELCSGCGACAAVCAYSAIELDPVKRIAVVNEALCKGCGACAASCRAGAVDLNGFKNEQILSVLATI; encoded by the coding sequence ATGACAACGCATAAAAAAGCGATGGTGGTCGGCGGCGGCGTGGCAGGCATTCAGGCCGCGCTCGACCTTGCCGACATGGGCGTGGAGACGTTCCTGGTGGAGAGCGGGCCGTCCATCGGCGGACGCATGGCCCAGCTTGACAAAACGTTCCCCACCAACGACTGCGCCATGTGCATCCTGTCGCCAAAGCTCGTGCAGGCGGGAGGCCATCCGTACCTCCGCATCATCACCAACGCGGAGGTGACCGGCATTGCGGGACAGGCGCCCGACCTTCAGGTCACGGTGCTCAAGCACCCGCGGTATGTTGACGAAAGCAAATGCACCGGGTGCGGTATTTGCACATCGAAATGCCCCGCCAAGATGCCGGATCCGTACAATAAGGGATTGTCTCAAACCAAGGCGATCCGCATCCCGTTTCCGCAGGCGGTGCCGGCGATCGCGGTGATCGACCCCTCAAAATGCCTGTATCTTAACAAAGGAACATGCAGGCTGTGCGAAAAGTCGTGCGGCACCAATGCAATCAATTTCAAGCAGAAAGAAGAGGTGCTCACGCTCGAGGTAGGCTCCGTTGTGCTCGCCTGCGGCACCGCCGAATTCGATGCGCGGCTCAAGGGCGAATACGGGTACGGCATTTTCCCCAACGTAGTCACGAGCATCGAATACGAGCGGCTCCTGAGCGCATCCGGCCCCACCTCCGGCCATATTGTGCGGCCTTCCGACAAAAAGGAACCCAAGAAAATCGCCATTCTCCAATGCGTCGGGTCGCGCGACCTTTCCGCGGCGGGCGAACACTGCTCGGCCATCTGCTGCATGCAGGCGGCCAAGGACGCGATCATCACCCAGGAACATTTACCGAACGCGAAAAGCACCATTTTCTACATGGACATCCGCGCCTACGGCAAGGGGTTCGACCGTTTCATCGACAAGGCAAGGGACCGGCACGATACGTCATTTGTCAATGGCCGCATTTCGTCGGTGGAGAGCGACCCGGTCACCAACGACCTGAAAATCGGCTATATCACCCAGGACGGCACGGTGAAGAGCGCGACGTTCGACCTGCTCGTGCTGTCGGTGGGCATACGGCCGTCGCCGCTTTCGATGGCTACCGCCCGCCGCCTCGACGTGACGCTTGACGGATCGGGATTCGTGGCCACCGGCGACATGACGCCCGTGTCCACGGTAAAGCAGGGCGTTTTCGTGTGCGGCAGCATGAGCGGCCCCAAGGACATCCCGGAATCGGTTATGGAGGCCAGCGGCGCCGCGAGCGCGGCGGCGACGGTGCTCGGCTGCCTGCCGGTGAAAAAGATAAAGGTTGAGATGCCGGCCCAGAAGGACCTTCGCGGCGAGCCGCCGCGGATCGGCGTGTACGTCTGTCGCTGCGGCATCAACATCGCCTCGGTGGTGGACGTTCCCGCTGTGGTGAAATACGCCGCAACATTGCCGGGCGTCAAGTTCGCGGGCGAGCTCATGTTCTCCTGCGCGCAGGACTCGCAGAAGGCCATCCGCGCGGCCATCGAACAGCACAGGCTCAACCGGCTCGTGGTGGCGGCGTGCACGCCGCGCACGCACGAGCCGCTGTTCCAGAAAACGCTCGAAAGCGCGGGCATCAACCCGTACCTGTTCGAGTTCGCGAACATCCGCGAGCACTGCTCGTGGGTGCACCAGAAGGAGCCGCAAAAGGCAACCGAAAAAGCGTGCGGACTGGTGCGCGCGGCGATCGCAAAAGTCAAGCTGGCTTCGCCGCTTTACAAAAAGTCAATGGGCGTGAACCGGGGCGCGCTCGTGATCGGCGGCGGGCTTGCCGGCCTCACGGCCGCGCTCGACCTCGCTGACCAGGGATACGCGGTCTCGCTTGTCGAGAAGACCGGGGAGCTGGGCGGCAATTTGCTGCATGTGCATTCCACGCTCTCAGGGGAAAAAACCGGCACGATGCTGGAAGGACTTGTTGACAAAGTAAAGAAGCATCCGAATATCAAGACGCATTTGAGGTCAAATATCAAAAACGTCGCGGGATATGTTGGTAATTTCAAGACTGAACTTGAGGACGGCCATGTTTTCGAGCATGGCGCCGTTATCGTCGCGGCCGGCGCAAATCAATATGAACCGGTTGAATATTCCTATGGAAAAGATTCCCGGATCATTACACAGCGCCAGTTGGAAGACCTGTTGCATTCCGACAATCTGCAATCAGTCATCAGCAATCAGCAATCAATTGTTATGATCCAGTGCGTCGGCTCACGCGAAGGCAAGCGCGACTTCTGCAGCAGGGTGTGCTGTTCGAACGCGATCAAGAACGCGATCGCGATCAAGGAAAAAAACCCGAAGATTCCGGTGTACATTCTGTTCCGCGACATCCGCAGCTACGGGTTGCGGGAGAAATACTACCGGATCGCGCGGGAAAAGGGCGTGATATTTGTCAGGTTTGACAAGGACGAAAAACCGGAAGTCTCGGTAAAGGGCGGCCATCTTGTCGTAAAAGTAAAGGATGAGGTCCTTAAAAAGACTCTTGCCATTCGCCCCGGGCTCCTGGTGCTTTCCACGGGTATCGCGGCCAATCCGGACAATAAAGCTTTGTCCCAGTTCCTCAAGGTGCCGCTCGACCAGGACGGTTTCTTCCTCGAGGCGCACATGAAGCTGCGTCCGGTTGATTTCGCCACCGACGGCGTGTTCGTGGCGGGCCTGGCGCATTATCCCAAGGACATCAGCGAGACCATCGCGCAGGCGCGCGCAGCGGCCGGAAGGGCCGCGACCGTTTTGTCAAAGGATTCTTTGGAATCCGAGGGCAAGATTTCGAGCGTGCGCCAGGAACTGTGCTCGGGCTGCGGTGCGTGCGCGGCCGTGTGCGCGTACAGCGCGATCGAACTCGACCCGGTAAAGCGCATCGCGGTTGTCAATGAGGCGCTGTGCAAGGGCTGCGGCGCCTGCGCCGCCTCCTGCAGGGCGGGCGCGGTGGATTTGAACGGATTCAAAAATGAACAGATATTGAGCGTGCTGGCAACGATATGA
- a CDS encoding 4Fe-4S dicluster domain-containing protein translates to MLDSKNLNKFIAAIAKQARVRGPVADASGVILSDITPRSSVILTYANFKLPFKREFFPQCEVISRYDGAAVKEESSDNNVVVYFGIRPCDAQSIAMLDKVFVDDKYADPYFQKRRNNALIISLACNEPAATCFCESTGGGPASKSGSDVIAYSLKQSLLFEPVSKKGEDFIKKNAKLFRAPAQKELQEREKLVSVTSSKTHAVKIDGSRAALAKKTDSSFWDNIAETCLGCGACTFLCPTCHCFDLFDEKLGDGSARLRLHDACMFASFVKEASGHNPRNKKGERMRQRVMHKFSYAPENFNAVFCVGCGRCISACPSNIDIRETLAGVIA, encoded by the coding sequence GTGCTTGATTCAAAAAACCTGAACAAATTTATTGCCGCAATTGCAAAGCAGGCGAGGGTGCGCGGCCCGGTCGCCGATGCGTCCGGCGTAATCTTGTCAGACATAACGCCAAGGAGTTCCGTCATTTTGACCTATGCCAATTTCAAGCTTCCGTTCAAGCGCGAGTTCTTTCCGCAATGTGAAGTGATCTCCCGGTATGACGGGGCCGCCGTTAAAGAAGAATCTTCGGATAACAATGTCGTTGTCTATTTCGGAATACGGCCCTGTGATGCTCAATCCATTGCAATGCTTGACAAAGTGTTTGTGGATGATAAATATGCCGATCCTTATTTCCAGAAACGCAGAAATAACGCCCTCATTATTTCACTTGCCTGCAATGAACCTGCCGCGACCTGCTTCTGCGAATCGACCGGCGGCGGCCCGGCGTCGAAATCGGGATCGGATGTGATTGCTTATTCCCTGAAGCAGTCCTTGCTTTTCGAGCCGGTCAGCAAAAAGGGCGAAGACTTTATAAAAAAGAACGCAAAGCTGTTCAGGGCTCCGGCTCAAAAAGAATTGCAGGAACGGGAAAAGCTGGTTTCCGTCACATCATCCAAGACGCATGCGGTAAAAATTGACGGATCGCGGGCCGCGCTGGCGAAAAAAACCGATTCATCGTTTTGGGACAACATCGCGGAGACCTGCCTCGGCTGCGGCGCGTGCACGTTTCTCTGTCCCACGTGCCATTGCTTCGACCTGTTCGACGAAAAGCTGGGAGACGGCTCGGCGCGGCTGCGGCTGCATGACGCGTGCATGTTCGCGTCGTTCGTGAAGGAAGCTTCCGGCCACAATCCGCGGAACAAAAAAGGCGAGCGCATGCGCCAGCGCGTGATGCACAAATTCTCCTACGCGCCCGAGAACTTCAACGCCGTGTTCTGCGTGGGGTGTGGACGCTGCATTTCCGCCTGCCCGAGCAACATCGACATACGCGAGACGCTGGCGGGGGTGATTGCATGA
- a CDS encoding hydrogenase iron-sulfur subunit, translated as MTKPSQTYEPTIVAFLCNWCSYAGADLAGVSRMQYPANVRVIRVPCSGRVDPLYIIKALQEGADGVLVSGCHPGDCHYISGNLVARRKFAMLKNFLTYLGIEPERVQFSWVSASEGGRFAALIERVVADVKKLGPRTIAMKKRAAMQIA; from the coding sequence TTGACCAAGCCTTCCCAGACCTATGAACCCACGATCGTGGCGTTCCTCTGCAACTGGTGCTCCTATGCCGGCGCCGACCTTGCCGGCGTGAGCAGGATGCAGTATCCGGCCAACGTGCGCGTGATACGCGTGCCGTGTTCGGGTCGGGTTGACCCCTTGTACATTATCAAGGCGCTGCAGGAAGGGGCCGACGGCGTGCTCGTGTCCGGCTGCCATCCGGGCGACTGCCATTATATTTCGGGGAACCTCGTCGCGCGCAGGAAATTCGCCATGCTCAAGAACTTTCTGACGTATCTCGGCATAGAACCCGAGCGCGTGCAGTTTTCATGGGTATCGGCGTCGGAGGGCGGGCGGTTCGCGGCGCTCATCGAAAGAGTAGTCGCGGATGTCAAGAAACTCGGGCCGCGGACGATTGCGATGAAAAAACGCGCCGCCATGCAGATTGCGTAA
- a CDS encoding 4Fe-4S dicluster domain-containing protein, with product MSKTNEDTIIVEDLDPTFREEVALLPGGANITRCFACGTCAAGCPVTNIDDGYNCRTIIRKVLFGMREEVLRSPELWLCMMCYRCYARCPQQVNFTDIMRALRHLAVRDGYAPAEMLAKEEEFDKKAQALRRDLVKGAAAGKKTVAKKHAKKK from the coding sequence ATGAGTAAAACGAACGAGGATACTATTATCGTCGAAGACCTTGACCCGACCTTCCGCGAGGAAGTGGCACTTTTGCCGGGCGGTGCGAACATCACCAGGTGCTTCGCCTGCGGCACGTGCGCGGCGGGGTGCCCGGTCACCAACATCGACGACGGGTACAACTGCCGCACTATTATCCGTAAAGTGCTGTTCGGCATGCGCGAGGAGGTGCTGCGCTCGCCCGAGCTCTGGCTGTGCATGATGTGCTACCGGTGCTACGCGCGGTGCCCGCAGCAGGTGAATTTCACCGACATCATGCGCGCGCTGCGCCACCTTGCGGTGCGCGACGGGTATGCGCCGGCCGAAATGCTTGCCAAAGAGGAAGAATTCGATAAAAAGGCTCAGGCCCTGCGGCGCGACCTGGTGAAGGGTGCGGCGGCGGGGAAGAAGACGGTTGCGAAGAAACATGCCAAGAAAAAATGA
- a CDS encoding methylenetetrahydrofolate reductase C-terminal domain-containing protein, which translates to MIVADRKKIPEIRDMVKNHDRVLVVGCGTCVTVCLAGGERETGIIGSALRMALKLSGREKTLVHEVTIERQCEDAFIDVLAQRVNEYDAILSLGCGAGVQALAERFPGKAVYPGLNTQFMGILESQGVWAEKCAGCGNCRLGSYFGICPITRCSKRQMSGPCGGSRNGKCEVSENTDCAWQLIYDRAKSLGKTDMLASIIGPQDWSTSNDGGVRVVVREDQCIAGMGPKA; encoded by the coding sequence ATGATCGTTGCAGACCGCAAGAAGATCCCCGAGATCCGCGATATGGTTAAAAACCACGACCGCGTGCTTGTTGTCGGATGCGGAACGTGCGTCACGGTGTGTTTGGCGGGCGGCGAGCGCGAGACCGGCATCATCGGCTCCGCGCTGCGCATGGCGCTTAAACTTTCCGGACGCGAAAAAACCCTGGTGCACGAGGTGACCATCGAGCGCCAGTGCGAGGACGCGTTCATCGACGTGCTCGCGCAGCGCGTGAACGAATACGACGCGATCCTTTCGCTCGGGTGCGGCGCGGGCGTGCAGGCGCTTGCCGAGCGCTTTCCCGGCAAGGCCGTATATCCTGGACTCAACACGCAGTTCATGGGAATTCTCGAATCGCAAGGCGTGTGGGCCGAAAAATGCGCGGGCTGCGGCAACTGCCGGCTCGGATCGTATTTCGGCATCTGCCCCATCACGCGGTGCTCCAAGCGCCAGATGAGCGGCCCGTGCGGAGGGTCGCGCAACGGCAAATGCGAAGTGAGCGAAAACACCGATTGCGCGTGGCAGCTGATTTACGACCGGGCGAAATCGCTCGGTAAAACCGATATGCTCGCCTCGATCATTGGGCCGCAGGACTGGTCGACGTCCAACGACGGCGGCGTACGTGTGGTGGTGCGCGAGGACCAGTGCATCGCTGGCATGGGGCCAAAGGCATGA
- a CDS encoding FAD/NAD(P)-binding protein, protein MSTTANPYIPYKVRIESVTAENDDKDLKTFRFSFVDKADEAAFSHQCGQFAMLHVPGAGEIPIGIASSPLDKGYVEFTVKRYPTGSVTTVLHDLSEGDTMGVRGPLGNSFPLDGLRGKNLLIVGGGFAFTTLRAAIRYLLHDSVRKNYANITIIYGARSPGELLYKNELAEWQKRPDVATHITVDKGDASWKGREGFVPTVVSQVKPSSENAACIVCGPPIMLKFTMPPLLELGFAPDAIITSQERKMSCGIGKCGRCNIGSKYVCKDGPVFTYAQMMEMEEGS, encoded by the coding sequence ATGAGCACGACAGCAAATCCCTATATTCCCTACAAGGTCCGCATCGAATCGGTGACGGCTGAAAACGACGACAAGGACCTCAAGACCTTCCGCTTCTCCTTTGTCGACAAGGCCGACGAGGCGGCGTTTTCCCACCAGTGCGGCCAGTTCGCCATGCTGCATGTTCCGGGCGCGGGCGAGATCCCCATCGGCATCGCCTCGTCGCCGCTTGACAAAGGGTATGTCGAGTTCACGGTGAAGCGCTATCCGACCGGCTCGGTGACCACGGTCTTGCACGACCTGTCGGAAGGCGATACCATGGGCGTTCGCGGACCGCTCGGCAACAGTTTTCCGCTCGACGGGCTCAGGGGAAAAAACCTGTTGATCGTGGGCGGCGGGTTCGCGTTCACCACGCTGCGCGCCGCCATCCGTTACCTGCTGCACGATTCGGTGCGCAAGAACTATGCAAACATCACCATCATCTACGGCGCGCGCAGCCCGGGCGAGCTCCTTTACAAGAACGAACTTGCGGAATGGCAGAAACGCCCCGACGTCGCCACGCACATCACGGTGGACAAGGGCGATGCATCGTGGAAAGGCCGCGAGGGGTTCGTGCCCACCGTGGTGTCGCAGGTGAAACCCTCCTCCGAAAACGCCGCCTGCATCGTGTGCGGCCCGCCCATCATGCTCAAGTTCACCATGCCCCCGCTCCTCGAACTCGGGTTCGCGCCGGACGCCATCATCACCTCCCAGGAACGCAAGATGAGCTGCGGCATAGGGAAGTGCGGAAGGTGCAACATCGGGAGCAAGTATGTATGCAAGGACGGGCCGGTGTTTACGTATGCGCAGATGATGGAGATGGAAGAAGGCAGTTGA